Proteins encoded in a region of the Clostridium butyricum genome:
- a CDS encoding response regulator transcription factor, whose amino-acid sequence MWKLIIADDEPKIRRGLRKILEWNKFHIEIAGEAEDGETALELVIEKEPDIILLDINMPFLNGLNMLEKLKDLNKNFIIIIISGYDDFSYAQKALKLNVFDYILKPVSKENMESIITKAVLKLRINDEENKYGQWVKKQLHENMDQLKRNFFVEWFQNKIDDDEMIKQMKYFNIKFGNSVGIIIIQIIDKLNINIMNNKWNTELIEYAIGNMLKEIFKESESIIVFSDDNKNIILLINKIDIKYWIKTKNEIESKIKTYLKCDVIIEQDNTEDGILKAKDLHFKLKNKIKNKNEFSSLVLSAVNYIQGNYYYNDLNINDISDKLEVTSSYLSKILKKETGLSFIDYLTNTRIEKAMNIMKDPSIKIYDVAELVGYSNQHYFCRAFKKITGISPTEYKKGK is encoded by the coding sequence ATGTGGAAGTTAATTATTGCAGATGATGAACCTAAAATACGAAGAGGATTAAGAAAAATTCTTGAATGGAACAAGTTTCATATTGAAATAGCAGGAGAAGCGGAAGATGGGGAAACGGCTTTAGAGTTAGTAATAGAAAAAGAACCTGATATTATTCTGTTGGATATTAATATGCCATTTTTAAATGGGCTAAATATGTTAGAAAAATTAAAAGATTTAAATAAAAACTTTATTATAATAATTATTAGTGGATATGATGACTTTTCATATGCACAAAAGGCTTTAAAATTAAATGTATTTGATTATATTTTAAAACCAGTAAGTAAAGAAAATATGGAAAGTATAATAACTAAAGCAGTATTAAAGTTAAGAATTAATGATGAAGAAAATAAATATGGACAGTGGGTAAAGAAACAGCTTCATGAAAACATGGATCAATTAAAGCGAAATTTTTTTGTTGAATGGTTTCAAAATAAGATCGATGATGATGAAATGATAAAACAAATGAAATATTTTAATATTAAGTTCGGTAATAGCGTAGGGATTATTATAATACAAATAATTGATAAATTAAATATTAATATTATGAATAATAAGTGGAATACAGAATTAATTGAATATGCTATAGGAAATATGCTTAAAGAAATTTTTAAAGAATCAGAATCAATTATTGTATTTAGTGATGATAATAAGAACATCATACTTCTCATAAATAAGATAGATATAAAATATTGGATTAAAACTAAGAATGAAATAGAATCAAAAATAAAGACATATTTAAAGTGTGATGTGATAATTGAACAGGATAATACAGAGGATGGGATTTTAAAAGCAAAAGATTTACATTTTAAACTTAAAAATAAGATAAAAAATAAAAATGAATTTTCATCTCTGGTCTTATCAGCAGTAAATTATATTCAAGGAAATTATTATTATAATGATTTAAACATAAATGATATATCAGATAAATTAGAAGTTACATCTTCCTATTTAAGTAAGATATTAAAAAAAGAAACTGGATTATCATTTATAGATTATTTGACAAATACGAGAATAGAAAAAGCAATGAATATCATGAAGGACCCAAGTATAAAAATTTATGACGTAGCAGAATTAGTTGGATATAGTAATCAACACTATTTTTGCAGAGCATTTAAAAAAATAACAGGTATTTCTCCAACAGAATATAAGAAAGGGAAATAG
- a CDS encoding HutD family protein → MTYNINLIKNIDYTPTYWSGGMASELITYPIDSSFANRDFLWRIGCAKIDIDTSIFSNLPSIKRHLMVTDGEMILTHKEKYSKLLKTFDQDFFMGDWDTSTEGRCSVLNLMTQKNYDGTLTHINLINNNIININYSHPENSTLISICIHSLKEHILCEIDSQKFHIEQGDLLCINISNQDILPEIKLKSDNTYDGSDIIICTIFKK, encoded by the coding sequence TTGACATACAATATAAACTTAATCAAAAATATAGACTACACACCAACATACTGGTCTGGAGGAATGGCATCTGAACTTATTACATATCCAATAGATTCTTCATTTGCAAATAGAGATTTTTTATGGAGAATAGGATGTGCCAAAATAGATATTGATACTTCGATCTTCAGTAATCTTCCATCCATAAAAAGACACCTTATGGTAACAGATGGAGAAATGATATTAACTCACAAAGAAAAGTATTCTAAATTATTAAAAACTTTTGATCAAGATTTTTTTATGGGAGATTGGGACACATCAACTGAAGGACGATGTTCTGTTCTTAACTTAATGACTCAAAAAAACTATGATGGAACATTGACACATATAAATCTAATCAATAATAATATTATTAATATTAACTATAGTCATCCTGAAAATAGTACTCTTATTTCAATCTGTATACATTCTTTAAAAGAACATATTCTATGCGAAATAGACTCACAAAAATTTCACATAGAACAAGGGGATTTATTGTGTATAAATATATCAAATCAAGATATACTGCCTGAAATAAAATTAAAATCAGATAATACTTATGATGGATCAGATATAATTATATGCACAATATTCAAAAAATAA
- a CDS encoding substrate-binding domain-containing protein: MKIKERIIYIFFIIIFILSIVTFSVYVNKIQVGKNKKILIGMSQANLYEPWRVYMNSEIEEESKKHGDVQVIYKDAGGDTEKQKRDINDLIDFGVDLLIVSINDSTELTPKVKEAYKTIPVIVLDRAVEGYDYTLYIGSHIKSIGEQAGALVADLADNKKLKVVEIQGLLNSSPDREMTEGFKEVLKKHDNISIDRTIVANWQKNESQDKLQEILQQDQNIDVIFAHSDYMALGAYYALKSMNKNDVKIIGVDGLQGEEGGIELVKNGILEGTFTCKTGGKEAIQYAIKILNKEQDIPKKILLECNKITKDSLK; the protein is encoded by the coding sequence ATGAAAATAAAAGAAAGAATAATATATATTTTTTTTATAATAATCTTTATACTTTCTATAGTTACTTTCAGTGTATATGTCAATAAAATTCAAGTTGGTAAAAATAAAAAAATTCTAATAGGAATGTCTCAGGCAAATTTATATGAACCTTGGAGAGTTTATATGAATAGTGAAATTGAAGAGGAATCAAAAAAACATGGTGATGTTCAAGTAATATATAAAGATGCAGGAGGAGATACGGAAAAACAAAAACGAGATATAAATGATTTAATTGATTTTGGGGTGGATTTATTAATAGTGTCTATAAATGATTCTACTGAATTGACTCCAAAAGTAAAAGAAGCCTATAAGACTATACCTGTAATAGTTTTAGATAGAGCTGTTGAAGGCTATGATTATACTCTTTATATAGGTTCACATATAAAGTCAATAGGTGAACAAGCAGGAGCGTTAGTAGCTGACTTAGCAGATAATAAAAAGTTAAAGGTAGTAGAAATACAAGGTTTACTTAATTCTAGTCCAGATAGAGAAATGACAGAGGGGTTTAAAGAGGTACTTAAAAAGCATGATAATATTTCAATAGATAGAACAATAGTAGCTAATTGGCAAAAAAATGAGTCACAAGATAAGCTTCAGGAAATATTACAGCAGGATCAAAATATAGATGTGATTTTTGCACATAGTGATTATATGGCATTAGGAGCTTATTATGCATTAAAGAGTATGAATAAAAATGATGTAAAAATAATAGGGGTAGATGGTCTTCAAGGTGAAGAAGGCGGAATAGAACTTGTTAAAAATGGAATATTAGAAGGCACATTTACATGCAAAACAGGAGGGAAAGAAGCTATCCAGTATGCAATAAAGATATTGAATAAAGAACAGGACATTCCTAAAAAGATACTATTAGAATGTAATAAGATAACTAAAGACTCTTTAAAATAA
- a CDS encoding Cof-type HAD-IIB family hydrolase, translating into MIKLIASDMDGTLLNSKHEIAKESVEAIRNAENSGIIFAISTGREYDNVEPFLKKHNIRCQCVLMNGAEYRDEDGNIVEVINIDIEIASKIIEILNKNKVSARIFTDKGVYTSDTKEEALKEMTYRTMSFNPNMTLDEATEEAKKQPYFIQLKYIDNIEEFLNSGIEIRKFVAFHSDIELINEMKSQIGKLTGIAVSSSFVDNIEVTHMTAQKGIILAKVAQKMGIDKSEVMVLGDSFNDYSMFEVFEESVAMENAVPEIKKIAKYITDTNDNLGVAKAINRAVEDNKKCK; encoded by the coding sequence TTGATTAAACTTATTGCATCAGATATGGACGGAACATTATTAAATAGCAAGCATGAAATTGCAAAAGAGAGTGTAGAAGCTATAAGAAATGCTGAAAATTCAGGGATTATATTTGCAATTTCTACTGGGAGAGAGTATGACAATGTAGAGCCATTTCTAAAAAAACATAATATAAGATGTCAGTGTGTACTTATGAATGGAGCTGAGTATAGAGATGAAGATGGAAATATTGTTGAGGTAATAAATATAGACATAGAAATAGCATCTAAAATTATAGAGATACTTAATAAAAATAAAGTATCTGCTAGAATATTTACAGATAAAGGTGTTTATACGAGTGATACAAAAGAAGAAGCATTAAAAGAAATGACATATAGAACAATGTCTTTTAATCCTAATATGACATTAGATGAGGCAACAGAGGAAGCTAAAAAACAGCCATATTTTATTCAGCTTAAATACATAGATAACATTGAAGAGTTTTTAAATAGTGGAATAGAAATAAGAAAGTTTGTTGCTTTTCATAGTGATATTGAATTGATAAATGAAATGAAGAGTCAAATAGGAAAACTTACAGGAATTGCTGTTTCATCATCATTTGTTGATAATATTGAAGTGACTCATATGACAGCACAAAAAGGTATAATTTTAGCAAAAGTTGCACAAAAAATGGGCATTGATAAAAGTGAAGTTATGGTTCTTGGAGATAGCTTTAATGATTACTCTATGTTTGAAGTTTTTGAGGAAAGTGTAGCTATGGAAAATGCGGTCCCAGAAATAAAGAAAATAGCTAAATATATAACAGATACAAATGATAATCTAGGTGTAGCAAAAGCTATAAATAGAGCTGTTGAGGATAATAAAAAATGTAAATAA
- a CDS encoding CAP domain-containing protein gives MKVKAKKTQKGEKLMKKTFLKKMISAGIIAATMCTMAPLGVSALEKEVSSNWKQSSDSTWSYCIGNTPVKGWKNISNIWYYFDNNGKMKTGWINDAGKWYYADNTGAMQTGILKISGNVYCLNKSGVMQTGSVKIGNKNYQCNINGQVSGGETPKVDKGFDSNNNLIKPNENSNKTESTGNSGSTNKPTATETDKGSSTNSNSTVNNSTSNNVSSGDNSVTVSGLPQLSEKYSVTVQSNAESKILELMNAKRTEAGLKPLSIDYTLQSVARYKSNHMIQNGYFNHVNPDGTKWTNWLNTIGYKYNSTAENIAYNTNDPVELFNQWWNSAGHRENMMNPSYTKVGIGVLLGNGKYMGTQTFAG, from the coding sequence ATGAAAGTAAAAGCTAAAAAGACGCAAAAAGGAGAAAAACTAATGAAAAAGACATTTTTGAAAAAGATGATAAGTGCAGGTATTATAGCGGCAACAATGTGTACTATGGCACCATTAGGAGTATCGGCACTTGAAAAAGAAGTATCTTCAAATTGGAAACAATCATCAGATTCCACATGGAGCTACTGTATAGGAAACACTCCAGTTAAGGGTTGGAAAAATATATCAAATATCTGGTATTACTTTGATAATAACGGAAAAATGAAAACAGGTTGGATAAATGATGCTGGAAAGTGGTATTATGCTGATAATACGGGAGCAATGCAGACTGGCATATTAAAGATTTCAGGAAATGTTTATTGTCTAAATAAATCAGGAGTAATGCAAACAGGTAGTGTTAAGATAGGAAATAAAAATTATCAATGTAATATAAATGGTCAAGTTTCAGGTGGTGAAACACCTAAAGTTGATAAGGGATTTGACTCAAACAATAATTTGATAAAACCTAATGAAAATTCAAATAAAACTGAATCAACTGGCAACAGTGGAAGTACGAACAAACCTACTGCTACTGAAACTGATAAAGGTTCGTCAACAAATAGTAATTCAACTGTAAACAATTCAACATCAAATAATGTATCATCTGGTGACAATAGTGTAACAGTTAGTGGATTACCTCAATTATCAGAAAAATATAGTGTTACAGTACAAAGCAATGCAGAAAGCAAAATACTTGAGCTTATGAATGCAAAAAGAACAGAAGCAGGTTTAAAACCATTATCAATAGATTATACATTGCAAAGTGTTGCAAGATATAAAAGTAATCATATGATACAGAATGGTTACTTCAATCATGTGAATCCAGATGGAACTAAATGGACTAACTGGCTTAACACAATAGGATATAAATATAATTCTACAGCAGAAAATATAGCATACAATACAAATGATCCAGTAGAACTATTTAACCAATGGTGGAATTCAGCAGGACATAGAGAAAATATGATGAATCCTTCATATACTAAAGTTGGTATAGGTGTACTTTTAGGTAATGGAAAATATATGGGTACACAAACATTTGCAGGTTAA
- a CDS encoding PHP domain-containing protein: MYKKGDFHIHSTASDGNCTPKEVVNIAKKRNVDIISLTDHNTTQGLNEAISYGNNIGIKVIPGVELSTRYNNTRVHILGYFKDESYNDDLLIHILKCVKSHKIGEIKKCLHGYIKTYYRRDNICVENGIEILRFFGANVVLAHPVLLPTDDFKEIIKLGFDGIEAKYFSNTEKDTRFFINIAKEKNLFYTAGSDFHIFNEKHRAHGIIGDVYLNSSEILDFLTRAELSHL; this comes from the coding sequence ATGTACAAAAAAGGAGACTTCCACATACATTCAACTGCATCAGATGGCAATTGCACCCCTAAGGAGGTTGTAAATATAGCAAAAAAAAGAAATGTTGATATAATATCTTTGACTGATCATAATACAACACAGGGATTAAACGAGGCAATATCATATGGTAATAATATAGGTATAAAAGTTATTCCCGGTGTAGAATTATCAACTCGATACAATAATACGAGGGTTCACATTTTAGGTTACTTTAAAGATGAAAGCTATAACGATGATCTTCTTATTCATATTTTAAAGTGTGTAAAAAGTCATAAGATAGGTGAAATAAAAAAATGTCTACATGGATATATTAAAACGTATTATAGACGTGATAACATATGTGTTGAAAACGGCATTGAAATACTAAGATTTTTTGGTGCTAATGTTGTTTTAGCTCATCCTGTATTGTTACCAACAGATGACTTTAAAGAAATAATAAAACTTGGTTTTGATGGCATTGAAGCAAAATATTTTTCTAACACTGAAAAAGACACACGCTTTTTTATAAATATTGCAAAAGAAAAAAATCTATTTTATACAGCCGGCTCGGATTTTCATATATTTAACGAAAAACATAGAGCTCATGGAATTATAGGTGATGTATACTTAAATAGTTCTGAAATATTAGATTTTTTAACAAGAGCAGAACTTTCTCATCTATAA